One Cryptomeria japonica chromosome 9, Sugi_1.0, whole genome shotgun sequence genomic window carries:
- the LOC131073930 gene encoding probable RNA-dependent RNA polymerase SHL2 yields the protein MEPTQIILAGFGAGVSAKQLTEYLEKNVGIVWRCRLKTLWTPPSSFPKFTGSSNGLVENREKAPPHAFVHFAAPDAVKEAVRLSSLRKLVFNNQALKIKVGNETSSRVLRRRTTPPHRFSPVTVEIGSLYSLDEFWVAWRGPTSGVDFHVDPFDKRCKIIFTRRQLFSSQKSKKDTFIKCDFKIEFLIKDIRNVRFIIEMGTLAMLIQLWVPPFIYYRTADDDIHVAVPFALLDDDDPWIRTLDFTPNNAIGRCLVYKIAHSPRLGHTMEKAKEYFKQNRLLDENISNVSNLKSRREPTVPRPEFFLVLPPRPQIHFDTMFLLTALVHKAIVNYHRLNPEFYSLLNSEVPSTKMSTMALRYMLCETYPVLDPLGKLKNLLKWIEQNPKLLKSPKIVEETIEVRRLIITPTKACCLPPEIELSNRVIRQFKRYADRFLRVTFMDDSMEAMSSMALTVPISPLVKDIAKDVSSSYLDHRTAIYLRVKQILLNGFELCGRRYSFLAFSANQLRDRSAWFFANDKSIDVHQIKCWMGTFPENNVAKHAARMGQCFSSTYCTVQVPRNQLEEDFHDIERNDYKFSDGIGKITPDLAMEVAQKLKLTIKPPSAYQIRYGGFKGVVATWEAEPGSTYKLSLRPSMKKFESQHDILEIITWTRFQPCFLNRQIITLLSALRVPDSTFSELQDSMVHKLSQMTGNVEMAFDILTTSCMGDLQYTAAVMMSAGFKPQTEPHLKDMLSSIRSVQLEELLRKSKIFVPDGRWLMGCLDEIGELEYGQCFIKISSPPLEGCILNNDPAFVERKMGPRVIKGKVIVAKNPCLHPGDVRILEAVDAPGLHHLVDCLVFPQKGHRPHPDEASGSDLDGDIYFVSWDSRLMPESGESWEPMCYAPAQTKESKAPVTREDVIEFFVQHMVNDSLGVICNAHVVRADLSDCGALDEDCLKLAKLAAEAVDFPKTGKVAVMPHNLRPKQYPDFMDKEDSVSYRSEKILGKLYREVMDMLGEEVDEQKCCIEKVNTFDTLPYDSDLEVDGFQEYVQEAWEYKCSYDRQFQTLLGQFSVRKEGEIVTGHISSLTKYNSRRQGEIKKRLQHAYRALRKEFRLIFEGTRNFQNLEPCERSKYEAKASAWYHVTYHTTWVQKTMEHLTEPDSCPSVPLLSFAWITVDFLAQIKLRKRWPSVDYSPAIRSILPPFMLVSHK from the exons ATGGAGCCGACTCAAATAATCCTGGCAGGATTCGGAGCAGGGGTAAGTGCAAAGCAACTCACAGAATACTTGGAAAAAAATGTTGGAATTGTGTGGAGATGCAGACTGAAGACATTATGGACTCCTCCCTCTTCATTCCCAAAGTTCACAGGCAGCAGCAACGGCTTGGTTGAGAACAGAGAGAAGGCGCCTCCCCATGCCTTTGTTCACTTTGCAGCTCCAGATGCGGTCAAGGAGGCGGTCAGGCTCAGCAGCCTTAGAAAACTTGTGTTCAACAACCAAGCtctcaaaatcaaggttggtaacgAAACCTCATCTAGAGTGCTTAGAAGAAGAACAACTCCACCCCATAGATTTTCTCCTGTTACGGTTGAAATTGGTTCATTGTACAGCCTTGATGAGTTTTGGGTTGCTTGGAGAGGACCTACCTCTGGGGTCGATTTTCATGTAGACCCATTTGATAAAAGATGTAAGATTATTTTTACTCGACGTCAGTTGTTTAGTTCCCAGAAATCCAAAAAAGATACATTCATAAAATGTGACTTCAAGATTGAGTTTTTGATCAAAGACATTAGAAATGTGAGGTTTATCATCGAGATGGGAACTTTGGCTATGCTAATCCAGCTTTGGGTGCCACCTTTTATATATTATAGAACTGCAGATGATGATATTCATGTGGCAGTTCCTTTTGCTCtattagatgatgatgatccaTGGATACGAACCTTGGATTTTACTCCTAACAATGCAATAGGTAGGTGCTTGGTCTATAAGATTGCGCATTCTCCTCGTTTGGGTCACACCATGGAAAAAGCCAAAGAATACTTCAAACAAAACCGCTTGCTGGATGAAAATATTTCTAATGTTTCCAATCTGAAGAGTCGGAGAGAGCCTACTGTTCCTAGACCAGAGTTCTTTTTGGTCCTGCCACCACGCCCACAAATCCACTTTGATACCATGTTCCTGCTAACTGCTCTTGTACACAAAGCAATTGTAAATTACCATAGGTTAAACCCTGAGTTCTACAGTTTGTTGAATAGCGAAGTGCCATCAACCAAAATGTCCACAATGGCACTAAGGTACATGCTTTGCGAAACATATCCAGTTCTTGATCCTCTTGGGAAACTTAAGAACTTGCTTAAGTGGATCGAACAGAATCCAAAGCTTCTGAAAAGCCCAAAGATTGTTGAGGAAACGATTGAAGTTAGAAGATTGATCATAACTCCTACAAAAGCTTGCTGCCTTCCTCCGGAAATAGAGCTGTCAAACCGGGTCATAAGGCAGTTCAAGAGGTATGCGGATAGATTCCTGCGAGTAACTTTCATGGATGATAGCATGGAAGCCATGTCTTCGATGGCATTAACAGTGCCTATATCACCTCTTGTTAAAGACATTGCTAAAGACGTATCCTCTAGTTATCTTGACCACAGAACTGCCATATACTTGCGAGTGAAGCAAATACTGCTCAATGGGTTTGAGCTCTGTGGTCGTCGATATTCATTTCTAGCTTTTTCTGCCAACCAGTTAAGAGACCGTTCTGCATGGTTCTTTGCTAATGATAAATCTATTGATGTCCATCAAATCAAGTGCTGGATGGGGACTTTTCCTGAAAATAATGTCGCCAAGCATGCTGCTAGAATGGGTCAGTGCTTCTCGTCCACATATTGCACAGTTCAGGTTCCAAGGAATCAGCTTGAAGAAGACTTTCATGACATTGAAAGGAACGATTATAAATTTTCTGATGGTATAGGAAAGATCACTCCAGATCTTGCCATGGAAGTTGCTCAGAAATTGAAGTTGACCATCAAACCCCCCTCAGCCTATCAGATCCGATATGGTGGCTTCAAAGGTGTTGTTGCAACTTGGGAAGCGGAACCTGGAAGCACATATAAGCTGTCATTGAGGCCCAGCATGAAAAAATTTGAATCTCAACATGATATTCTAGAAATAATCACTTGGACACGTTTCCAGCCCTGCTTTCTTAACAGGCAGATCATTACTTTGTTATCGGCTCTGAGAGTTCCTGACAGCACTTTCAGCGAATTACAAGATTCAATGGTGCATAAGCTTAGTCAAATGACTGGAAATGTTGAAATGGCATTTGATATATTAACCACATCATGTATGGGAGATTTACAATATACTGCTGCTGTGATGATGAGTGCTGGTTTTAAACCTCAAACAGAACCACATTTAAAAGATATGCTTTCTTCCATAAGATCTGTCCAATTGGAGGAGCTTCTTCGAAAATCTAAGATTTTTGTCCCTGATGGAAGATGGTTGATGGGCTGCCTGGATGAAATAGGGGAGCTTGAATATGGGCAGTGTTTCATAAAAATTTCAAGCCCTCCCTTGGAGGGCTGCATTCTCAATAATGACCCAGCCTTTGTAGAGAGGAAAATGGGTCCAAGAGTAATAAAAGGAAAAGTAATTGTCGCCAAGAATCCTTGCTTGCATCCTGGTGATGTACGAATCTTAGAAGCAGTTGATGCTCCTGGATTGCATCACTTGGTTGATTGCTTAGTCTTCCCACAGAAGGGCCATAGGCCTCATCCCGATGAAGCTTCTGGAAGTGATCTTGATGGGGATATCTACTTTGTTTCTTGGGACTCTAGGCTTATGCCAGAAAGTGGTGAGAGTTGGGAACCAATGTGCTATGCTCCAGCTCAAACAAAAGAGTCAAAAGCACCTGTGACAAGAGAG gatgttattgaattttttgtgcaGCACATGGTCAATGATAGTTTGGGTGTTATTTGTAATGCACATGTTGTTAGGGCAGATCTAAGTGATTGTGGTGCACTCGATGAGGACTGTCTTAAACTTGCAAAGCTTGCAGCGGAGGCTGTAGACTTTCCCAAAACTGGAAAGGTAGCAGTGATGCCGCACAACCTGAGACCCAAGCAATATCCAGATTTTATGGACAAAGAGGATTCAGTTTCTTATAGGTCAGAAAAGATTTTAGGCAAGCTGTATCGTGAAGTGATGGATATGCTTGGAGAAGAGGTTGATGAACAAAAATGTTGCATTGAGAAGGTCAATACATTTGACACATTGCCTTATGACAGTGATTTAGAAGTTGATGGATTCCAAGAATACGTTCAAGAAGCTTGGGAATACAAATGTTCATATGATAGACAATTTCAGACTTTGTTAGGTCAGTTCAGTGTTAGAAAGGAAGGGGAGATAGTCACTGGACATATTTCTTCCCTCACCAAATACAATAGCAGGCGGCAGGGTGAAATCAAGAAGAGGTTGCAGCATGCATACAGAGCTTTACGAAAAGAGTTCCGATTGATTTTTGAAGGAACAAGAAATTTTCAAAATCTGGAACCTTGTGAGCGGTCCAAGTATGAAGCCAAAGCATCTGCATGGTACCATGTAACATATCATACAACATGGGTGCAGAAGACCATGGAACACTTAACAGAACCAGATTCTTGTCCTAGTGTTCCACTTCTGAGTTTTGCGTGGATCACTGTTGACTTTTTGGCCCAAATAAAGTTGCGGAAGCGCTGGCCCAGTGTGGATTACAGTCCAGCAATCAGATCAATTTTACCACCTTTCATGCTGGTAAGCCACAAGTAG